The following proteins come from a genomic window of Anguilla rostrata isolate EN2019 chromosome 17, ASM1855537v3, whole genome shotgun sequence:
- the LOC135243974 gene encoding serine/threonine-protein kinase fray2-like — EEPPSDALLTVSSRDISRDASEVTSRDISRDASEDAKRNLSRDASEFANRDISSDASEEARRNLRRDASEEANRDISRDASEEPNRDISRDASEFANRDISRDASEEAKRNLRRDASEEANRDISRDASESANRDISRDASEEPNRDISRDTIEDAKRNLSRDASQEANRDISRDASEEANRDISRDASEFANRDISSDASEEANRDISRDASEVANRDISRDASEVANKDISRDASEEANRDISRDASEVANRDISRDASEVANRDISRDASEEANRDISQDASEEANRDISRDASEVISRDISRDASEDINRHISTDINETGH, encoded by the coding sequence GAGGAGCCGCCATCTGACGCACTGCTAACAGTCAGTAGCAGGGACATTAGCAGGGATGCTAGTGAGGTCACTAGCAGGGACATTAGCAGGGATGCTAGTGAGGATGCTAAGAGGAACCTTAGCAGGGATGCTAGTGAGTTTGCTAACAGGGACATTAGCAGCGATGCTAGTGAGGAGGCTAGGAGGAACCTTAGAAGGGATGCTAGTGAGGAGGCTAACAGGGACATTAGCAGGGATGCTAGTGAGGAGCCTAACAGGGACATTAGCAGGGATGCTAGTGAGTTTGCTAACAGGGACATTAGCAGAGATGCTAGTGAGGAGGCTAAGAGGAACCTTCGAAGGGATGCTAGTGAGGAGGCTAACAGGGACATTAGCAGGGATGCTAGTGAGTCTGCTAACAGGGACATTAGCAGGGATGCTAGTGAGGAGCCTAACAGGGACATTAGCAGGGATACTATTGAGGATGCTAAGAGGAACCTTAGCAGGGATGCTAGTCAGGAGGCCAACAGGGACATTAGCAGGGATGCTAGTGAGGAGGCTAACAGGGACATTAGCAGGGATGCTAGTGAGTTTGCTAACAGGGACATTAGCAGCGATGCTAGTGAGGAGGCTAACAGGGACATTAGCAGGGATGCTAGTGAGGTTGCTAACAGGGACATTAGCAGGGATGCTAGTGAGGTTGCTAACAAGGACATTAGCAGGGATGCTAGTGAGGAGGCTAACAGGGACATTAGCAGGGATGCTAGTGAGGTTGCTAACAGGGACATTAGCAGGGATGCTAGTGAGGTTGCTAACAGGGACATTAGCAGGGATGCTAGTGAGGAGGCTAACAGGGACATTAGCCAGGATGCTAGTGAGGAGGCTAACAGGGACATTAGCAGGGATGCTAGTGAGGTCATTAGCAGGGATATTAGCAGGGATGCCAGTGAGGACATTAATCGGCACATTAGCACAGATATTAATGAGACAGGGCATTAA